The Anaerolineales bacterium region AGCGCAAAAAACTCAATCGCCAATTGAGTTGACGCATGCCACCCGCATGCCTACACTCCGCATTGCATGTCTATGCGCATTAAGGAGTCGTGATGCCTAAAGCCCCTGCTGTCTCGCCGCTCAGCCCCAAGACCACCCTGCCCCCGGCCATCCAAGCCTGGGCCAGCTTCCTGCAAGACCAGGGCTCTTCGCAACACACGGTCAAAGCCTTCACCGGCGATGTGCGCTTGCTGGCCAGCTTCCTCCCGGCTGACCAGGCCGTGGGTTCGATCTCCACCAACGACCTGAACAATTTCCTTGATTGGATGCAGCACAAACGCGGGGTGGAATGCAGCCCCAAGACCCTCAGCCGCCGCATCACCTCGCTCAAAGGTTTTTTCCGCTGGCTGCAGAGCGGTGGCGCGGTGCTAGCTGACCCTGCCGAGCGCGTGGTGCAGCGGAGCGTGCTCAGCCCGCTGCCGGATGTGCTCAGCCAGGATGAAATGGAAAGCGTGCTGGCGGTCGCAGCCCGCCAGCGCCGCGGCAAGCGCGGCGATGCCCGCGCCTACACGTTGGTCTCGCTGCTGCTCAGCACCGGCATCAAGAAAGGCGAGACGTTGGCGCTCAAGACCAACCATGTTGACCTGGAAGCGGCCGATGGCCCCACCCTGTTCGTGCGCTACCCCGGCCCCAAAGACCGCTACAAGGAGCGCAAGATCAGCCTGCCTTCCGAATGGGTCGAAGCCTACGAGGAGTACAGCGCGCAGTACGACCTGAGCGATGCGCTGTT contains the following coding sequences:
- a CDS encoding site-specific integrase is translated as MPKAPAVSPLSPKTTLPPAIQAWASFLQDQGSSQHTVKAFTGDVRLLASFLPADQAVGSISTNDLNNFLDWMQHKRGVECSPKTLSRRITSLKGFFRWLQSGGAVLADPAERVVQRSVLSPLPDVLSQDEMESVLAVAARQRRGKRGDARAYTLVSLLLSTGIKKGETLALKTNHVDLEAADGPTLFVRYPGPKDRYKERKISLPSEWVEAYEEYSAQYDLSDALFPWSPRRLEYLLEDLGKEAGLDKQLSFLMCRWSCALRDLRSGMDENHLRQKLGVSEIQWRELSMKLSRLRAEDQLQLF